A section of the Lathamus discolor isolate bLatDis1 chromosome 6, bLatDis1.hap1, whole genome shotgun sequence genome encodes:
- the SLC5A11 gene encoding sodium/myo-inositol cotransporter 2 isoform X1, whose amino-acid sequence MESTSSTPVTPPWDVFPQRTLEAVDIAVLVLYFVFVLAVGLWSMWKTQRSTVKGYFLAGGQMVWWPVGASLFASNVGSGHFIGLAGSGAASGIAATAYEWNGMFSVLVLAWLFLPIYIAAGVTTMPEYLQKRFGGKRIQMFLAILYLFIYIFTKISVDMYAGALFIQQALHWDLYIAVVGLLAITAVYTVAGGLAAVIYTDALQTFIMLIGALTLMVFSFVEVGGLEGLQTKYFAAIPSSRKENSSCGLPREDAFHIFRDPVNSDLPWPGVLVGMTIPSLWYWCTDQVIVQRSLAAKNLSHAKGGSLMTSYLKILPLFMMVMPGMISRILFPDLVACADAEICRKVCGNPSGCSDIAYPKLVLELLPTGLRGLMMSVMIAALMSSLTSIFNSASTIFTMDLWKHFRPRCSEWELMIVGRVFVLLLTVVSILWIPLVQAGQGGQLFIYIQSISSYLQPPVAMVFILGCFWKRANEKGAFWGLVIGLLLGAIRLVLDFIYPEPQCGESDLRPGVVKYMHYLYFSMVLATISTLTVLVVSLLTEPPAEEMISRLTWFTRGDLPAKTDLAVSPSPDAAKGVCEAERPALQLDISIASENSSDDNKCPTNSKGDSKLLTTLLWLCGMERKQPSTDNTAPAKPEPLPGACLEEKPLVKHVLNINLLLCVCAGIFLWAYFA is encoded by the exons ATGgagagcaccagcagcacccctGTGACCCCCCCGTGGGACGTGTTTCCCCAGAGGACACTGGAAGCCGTGGACATCGCTGTCCTTGTGCTGTACTTCGTGTTCGTCCTCGCGGTTGGGCTGTGG TCCATGTGGAAGACGCAGCGCAGCACTGTGAAAGGCTACTTCCTAGCTGGAGGCCAGATGGTTTGGTGGCCT GTGGGCGCATCCCTGTTTGCCAGCAATGTTGGAAGCGGCCACTTCATCGGCCTGGCTGGGTCAGGAGCCGCCTCGGGAATTGCCGCAACTGCCTACGAGTGGAAT GGGATGTTCTCTGTCCTGGTGCTGGCCTGGCTCTTCCTGCCAATTTACATCGCAGCGGGG GTTACTACCATGCCAGAGTACTTGCAGAAACGTTTTGGAGGCAAAAGAATCCAGATGTTCCTGGCGATTCTCTATTTGTTCATCTACATCTTCACCAAAATATCA GTGGACATGTACGCTGGGGCCCTCTTCATCCAGCAAGCCTTACACTGGGACCTCTACATCGCCGTGGTGGGCTTGCTGGCCATCACGGCCGTTTACACCGTTGCAG GTGGCCTGGCCGCAGTGATCTACACGGACGCGCTGCAGACCTTCATCATGCTCATTGGGGCTCTGACTCTCATGGTCTTCA GCTTTGTTGAAGTTGGTGGTCTCGAAGGCTTGCAGACAAAATACTTCGCTGCCATTCCCAGCTCCCGCAAGGAGAACAGCAGCTgcggcttgccaagggaagatGCTTTCCACATATTCCGAGACCCCGTTAACTCCGACCTCCCCTGGCCAGGGGTCCTGGTGGGAATGACCATCCCGTCCCTGTGGTACTGGTGCACAGATCAG GTCATTGTTCAGAGGTCCCTTGCTGCTAAAAACCTCTCTCATGCCAAAGGAGGCTCCCTGATGACCTCCTACCTGAAAATCCTGCCCCTCTTTATGATGGTGATGCCAGGCATGATCAGCAGAATTCTCTTCCCAG ATCTGGTGGCTTGTGCAGATGCAGAAATCTGCCGAAAAGTCTGTGGCAACCCATCTGGCTGCTCCGATATTGCTTATCCCAAGCTGGTCCTAGAGCTGCTGCCTACAG GACTCAGGGGCCTGATGATGTCGGTGATGATCGCAGCTCTCATGTCCTCCCTGACTTCCATCTTCAATAGCGCCAGCACCATCTTCACCATGGACCTCTGGAAGCACTTCCGTCCTCGGTGCTCCGAGTGGGAGCTCATGATTGTTGGCAG GgtctttgtgctgctgctcactgtGGTCTCCATCCTGTGGATCCCTCTGGTTCAGGCTGGCCAGGGAGGGCAGCTCTTCATCTACATCCAGTCCATCAGCTCCTACCTGCAGCCCCCCGTGGCGATGGTGTTCATCCTGGGCTGCTTCTGGAAAAGAGCGAATGAAAAG GGCGCGTTCTGGGGCCTGGTGATCGGGCTGCTGCTGGGCGCCATCCGGCTGGTGCTGGACTTCATCTACCCAGAGCCGCAGTGCGGAGAGAGCGACCTGCGCCCGGGCGTGGTGAAGTACATGCACTACCTCTACTTCTCCATGGTCCTGGCCACCATCTCCACGCTGACCGTGCTGGTCGTGAGCCTGCTCACAGAGCCCCCCGCGGAGGAAATG ATAAGTCGGCTTACCTGGTTCACACGTGGGGATCTACCAGCCAAGACAGACCTAGCAGTCAGCCCTTCCCCTGATGCTGCCAAAGGAGTGTGTGAAGCTGAGcgcccagctctccagctgGATATAAGCATTGCTTCTGAGAATAGTTCAGATGATAATAAAT GTCCCACTAACAGCAAAGGGGACTCCAAGCTGCTCACCACGCTCCTGTGGCTCTGCGGGATGGAGCGCAAGCAGCCCAGCACCGACAACACGGCACCGGCCAAACCCGAGCCGCTCCCCGGGGCTTGCCTAGAGGAGAAGCCGCTGGTGAAGCACGTCCTCAACATCAACCTGCTCCTGTGCGTGTGCGCCGGCATCTTCCTCTGGGCGTACTTCGCGTAG
- the SLC5A11 gene encoding sodium/myo-inositol cotransporter 2 isoform X2: MFSVLVLAWLFLPIYIAAGVTTMPEYLQKRFGGKRIQMFLAILYLFIYIFTKISVDMYAGALFIQQALHWDLYIAVVGLLAITAVYTVAGGLAAVIYTDALQTFIMLIGALTLMVFSFVEVGGLEGLQTKYFAAIPSSRKENSSCGLPREDAFHIFRDPVNSDLPWPGVLVGMTIPSLWYWCTDQVIVQRSLAAKNLSHAKGGSLMTSYLKILPLFMMVMPGMISRILFPDLVACADAEICRKVCGNPSGCSDIAYPKLVLELLPTGLRGLMMSVMIAALMSSLTSIFNSASTIFTMDLWKHFRPRCSEWELMIVGRVFVLLLTVVSILWIPLVQAGQGGQLFIYIQSISSYLQPPVAMVFILGCFWKRANEKGAFWGLVIGLLLGAIRLVLDFIYPEPQCGESDLRPGVVKYMHYLYFSMVLATISTLTVLVVSLLTEPPAEEMISRLTWFTRGDLPAKTDLAVSPSPDAAKGVCEAERPALQLDISIASENSSDDNKCPTNSKGDSKLLTTLLWLCGMERKQPSTDNTAPAKPEPLPGACLEEKPLVKHVLNINLLLCVCAGIFLWAYFA; this comes from the exons ATGTTCTCTGTCCTGGTGCTGGCCTGGCTCTTCCTGCCAATTTACATCGCAGCGGGG GTTACTACCATGCCAGAGTACTTGCAGAAACGTTTTGGAGGCAAAAGAATCCAGATGTTCCTGGCGATTCTCTATTTGTTCATCTACATCTTCACCAAAATATCA GTGGACATGTACGCTGGGGCCCTCTTCATCCAGCAAGCCTTACACTGGGACCTCTACATCGCCGTGGTGGGCTTGCTGGCCATCACGGCCGTTTACACCGTTGCAG GTGGCCTGGCCGCAGTGATCTACACGGACGCGCTGCAGACCTTCATCATGCTCATTGGGGCTCTGACTCTCATGGTCTTCA GCTTTGTTGAAGTTGGTGGTCTCGAAGGCTTGCAGACAAAATACTTCGCTGCCATTCCCAGCTCCCGCAAGGAGAACAGCAGCTgcggcttgccaagggaagatGCTTTCCACATATTCCGAGACCCCGTTAACTCCGACCTCCCCTGGCCAGGGGTCCTGGTGGGAATGACCATCCCGTCCCTGTGGTACTGGTGCACAGATCAG GTCATTGTTCAGAGGTCCCTTGCTGCTAAAAACCTCTCTCATGCCAAAGGAGGCTCCCTGATGACCTCCTACCTGAAAATCCTGCCCCTCTTTATGATGGTGATGCCAGGCATGATCAGCAGAATTCTCTTCCCAG ATCTGGTGGCTTGTGCAGATGCAGAAATCTGCCGAAAAGTCTGTGGCAACCCATCTGGCTGCTCCGATATTGCTTATCCCAAGCTGGTCCTAGAGCTGCTGCCTACAG GACTCAGGGGCCTGATGATGTCGGTGATGATCGCAGCTCTCATGTCCTCCCTGACTTCCATCTTCAATAGCGCCAGCACCATCTTCACCATGGACCTCTGGAAGCACTTCCGTCCTCGGTGCTCCGAGTGGGAGCTCATGATTGTTGGCAG GgtctttgtgctgctgctcactgtGGTCTCCATCCTGTGGATCCCTCTGGTTCAGGCTGGCCAGGGAGGGCAGCTCTTCATCTACATCCAGTCCATCAGCTCCTACCTGCAGCCCCCCGTGGCGATGGTGTTCATCCTGGGCTGCTTCTGGAAAAGAGCGAATGAAAAG GGCGCGTTCTGGGGCCTGGTGATCGGGCTGCTGCTGGGCGCCATCCGGCTGGTGCTGGACTTCATCTACCCAGAGCCGCAGTGCGGAGAGAGCGACCTGCGCCCGGGCGTGGTGAAGTACATGCACTACCTCTACTTCTCCATGGTCCTGGCCACCATCTCCACGCTGACCGTGCTGGTCGTGAGCCTGCTCACAGAGCCCCCCGCGGAGGAAATG ATAAGTCGGCTTACCTGGTTCACACGTGGGGATCTACCAGCCAAGACAGACCTAGCAGTCAGCCCTTCCCCTGATGCTGCCAAAGGAGTGTGTGAAGCTGAGcgcccagctctccagctgGATATAAGCATTGCTTCTGAGAATAGTTCAGATGATAATAAAT GTCCCACTAACAGCAAAGGGGACTCCAAGCTGCTCACCACGCTCCTGTGGCTCTGCGGGATGGAGCGCAAGCAGCCCAGCACCGACAACACGGCACCGGCCAAACCCGAGCCGCTCCCCGGGGCTTGCCTAGAGGAGAAGCCGCTGGTGAAGCACGTCCTCAACATCAACCTGCTCCTGTGCGTGTGCGCCGGCATCTTCCTCTGGGCGTACTTCGCGTAG
- the TEX47 gene encoding testis-expressed protein 47 isoform X2, translated as MAEEAAARPRPGPPNLGPRRGGDGAAGPGLPGGALAVRAGPRSPAPRARPGRLPLHRLLVLARLGRRSAAAAGYHRELLENILEDHGGEPVSGLLLLYPSRVFHVVEGCSSTIHLIIQDLASLQSQGPSALLQDIKVLVVAHDIPTRLFPDWVVAVATSPVTWPSRTIQSQSTAEVVAGCLALGLKLAASIQSFEELLIPAETINYLCKAEECTSPEEFLRTYLGPSQPTLDSETVWPVPSYLSM; from the exons ATggcggaggaggcggcggcgcggccccggCCGGGCCCTCCGAACCTGGGCCCGCGGCGGGGAGGTGacggcgcggcggggccggggctgcccgGCGGGGCCCTCGCGGTGCGAGCCGGCCCCCGCTCCCCTGCGCCCCGGGCCAGGCCGGGCCGGCTCCCGCTCCACAGGCTCCTGGTGCTGGCCCGCCTGGGCCGGCGATCGGCGGCGGCCGCAG GTTATCACAGAGAACTGCTTGAAAACATCTTAGAGGACCACGGAGGAGAACCCGTCTCAGGTCTGCTGCTTCTCTACCCCAGCCGTGTGTTCCATGTAGTGGAG ggctgcagcagcacaatcCACCTCATCATCCAAGATTTAGCATCCCTCCAAAGCCAAGGTCCAAG TGCTTTACTCCAGGATATTAAAGTTTTAGTGGTGGCCCATGACATCCCCACCAGACTGTTCCCAGACTGGGTAGTGGCAGTAGCGACATCTCCCGTGACATGGCCATCAAGGACCATCCAGTCACAGTCGACAGCAGAGGTGGTTGCAGGGTGCCTTGCCCTCGGGCTCAAGCTGGCAGCCTCCATCCAGAGCTTTGAG GAGCTGCTGATCCCAGCAGAGACAATTAACTACTTGTGTAAAGCTGAGGAGTGTACCAGTCCTGAAGAGTTTCTGAGAACTTACTTAGGTCCTTCACAACCCACCCTGGACTCAG AAACGGTGTGGCCTGTTCCATCTTATCTCTCCATGTGA
- the TEX47 gene encoding testis-expressed protein 47 isoform X1, whose amino-acid sequence MAEEAAARPRPGPPNLGPRRGGDGAAGPGLPGGALAVRAGPRSPAPRARPGRLPLHRLLVLARLGRRSAAAAGYHRELLENILEDHGGEPVSGLLLLYPSRVFHVVEGCSSTIHLIIQDLASLQSQGPSALLQDIKVLVVAHDIPTRLFPDWVVAVATSPVTWPSRTIQSQSTAEVVAGCLALGLKLAASIQSFEDDSEDATESIPTVEQELLIPAETINYLCKAEECTSPEEFLRTYLGPSQPTLDSETVWPVPSYLSM is encoded by the exons ATggcggaggaggcggcggcgcggccccggCCGGGCCCTCCGAACCTGGGCCCGCGGCGGGGAGGTGacggcgcggcggggccggggctgcccgGCGGGGCCCTCGCGGTGCGAGCCGGCCCCCGCTCCCCTGCGCCCCGGGCCAGGCCGGGCCGGCTCCCGCTCCACAGGCTCCTGGTGCTGGCCCGCCTGGGCCGGCGATCGGCGGCGGCCGCAG GTTATCACAGAGAACTGCTTGAAAACATCTTAGAGGACCACGGAGGAGAACCCGTCTCAGGTCTGCTGCTTCTCTACCCCAGCCGTGTGTTCCATGTAGTGGAG ggctgcagcagcacaatcCACCTCATCATCCAAGATTTAGCATCCCTCCAAAGCCAAGGTCCAAG TGCTTTACTCCAGGATATTAAAGTTTTAGTGGTGGCCCATGACATCCCCACCAGACTGTTCCCAGACTGGGTAGTGGCAGTAGCGACATCTCCCGTGACATGGCCATCAAGGACCATCCAGTCACAGTCGACAGCAGAGGTGGTTGCAGGGTGCCTTGCCCTCGGGCTCAAGCTGGCAGCCTCCATCCAGAGCTTTGAG GATGACAGCGAGGATGCAACTGAGAGCATACCCACTGTTGAACAGGAGCTGCTGATCCCAGCAGAGACAATTAACTACTTGTGTAAAGCTGAGGAGTGTACCAGTCCTGAAGAGTTTCTGAGAACTTACTTAGGTCCTTCACAACCCACCCTGGACTCAG AAACGGTGTGGCCTGTTCCATCTTATCTCTCCATGTGA
- the TEX47 gene encoding testis-expressed protein 47 isoform X3, with translation MAEEAAARPRPGPPNLGPRRGGDGAAGPGLPGGALAVRAGPRSPAPRARPGRLPLHRLLVLARLGRRSAAAAGYHRELLENILEDHGGEPVSGLLLLYPSRVFHVVEGCSSTIHLIIQDLASLQSQGPSALLQDIKVLVVAHDIPTRLFPDWVVAVATSPVTWPSRTIQSQSTAEVVAGCLALGLKLAASIQSFEKRCGLFHLISPCDTGCIQGSPQQLNSLLLNMNIHIKKYIHIHS, from the exons ATggcggaggaggcggcggcgcggccccggCCGGGCCCTCCGAACCTGGGCCCGCGGCGGGGAGGTGacggcgcggcggggccggggctgcccgGCGGGGCCCTCGCGGTGCGAGCCGGCCCCCGCTCCCCTGCGCCCCGGGCCAGGCCGGGCCGGCTCCCGCTCCACAGGCTCCTGGTGCTGGCCCGCCTGGGCCGGCGATCGGCGGCGGCCGCAG GTTATCACAGAGAACTGCTTGAAAACATCTTAGAGGACCACGGAGGAGAACCCGTCTCAGGTCTGCTGCTTCTCTACCCCAGCCGTGTGTTCCATGTAGTGGAG ggctgcagcagcacaatcCACCTCATCATCCAAGATTTAGCATCCCTCCAAAGCCAAGGTCCAAG TGCTTTACTCCAGGATATTAAAGTTTTAGTGGTGGCCCATGACATCCCCACCAGACTGTTCCCAGACTGGGTAGTGGCAGTAGCGACATCTCCCGTGACATGGCCATCAAGGACCATCCAGTCACAGTCGACAGCAGAGGTGGTTGCAGGGTGCCTTGCCCTCGGGCTCAAGCTGGCAGCCTCCATCCAGAGCTTTGAG AAACGGTGTGGCCTGTTCCATCTTATCTCTCCATGTGATACAGGCTGTATCCAGGGTTCCCCTCAGCAGCTGAACTCACTTTTGCTTAACATGaatatacatattaaaaaatacatacatattcattccTAG